The following coding sequences lie in one Monomorium pharaonis isolate MP-MQ-018 chromosome 1, ASM1337386v2, whole genome shotgun sequence genomic window:
- the LOC105835963 gene encoding protein inscuteable homolog: MSAFKRYQSKVFWNQMAVHDLEDDHFAGRNDPPRYSLNECKKEEPKEEEEENSTKSENDTVDNANITAIHVCNKSDENIKQNECRISLIRDESLTRRRMTTDETDKREEREEEEEEREIRNRSYSPLSQDFKSQDSGFSDSERSDCSEAYENATPRRKLRTKRVRRRRIQLASPWLEEGSSPMPTHTSTPKDTRIFARHRFRKSASSLSRERRADEKRDEASKVPSSVSVQSGENLCDFLYASEPPEDSVQPSITKSRASTNGSANATAVGRDVLNSRNYRQSSSMRAWLTDLATTTESECGSTLQSKNLPRRGVRVMSGEVHARDLKKLSSAATAAASKLLVSAEHFEQHYRSIVEKITQLEGGRFEMELLRSIEETAFSILSQLGAPPPRRIQQGNQRSIVAQLQNMKMYVDSTVDTRLDFYIEKIVRSLEEAPRGDSSVTRGALAALTALGLSDPRAGSSIARCSGIKALLTCLVTIGHTPDDLVATSLRALASACSSATAIEYFAREGGPEILTDLLNAESTSEKEKTEATALVVQITASWTNARGLPYLEPFADSLIPSLNWVVENTNCAQTLLLAAAALNQLSKSRICATIILEEDSVRKLLRSVKKFVGGNVWLMEQVAALIGELARLPEGRSHLAKARASVALVSFLRMRPPGLEDAYKRLEVTATAALTRLCVEPEIARQVVAVGGGDCLSEPYKVNEPEADQKDEEAQTGTGLFRYTRSLRRACKKAAKQIGIAKAKDHSPLD; the protein is encoded by the exons ATGAGCGCCTTCAAAAGATATCAGAGCAAGGTGTTCTGGAACCAAATGGCTGTACATGATCTGGAGGACGATCATTTTGCAGGAAGAAACGATCCTCCGCGTTACTCTCTTAACGAATGTAAAAAGGAGGAAccgaaagaagaagaagaagaaaattcGACCAAATCGGAAAACGACACGGTCGACAATGCGAATATTACCGCAATACACGTGTGTAATAAAAGCgacgaaaatataaaacagaaCGAGTGTCGGATTTCATTGATACGCGACGAAAGTTTGACGCGTCGCAg AATGACAACGGACGAGACGGataaaagagaagagagggaggaggaggaggaggagcgCGAGATAAGAAATAGATCTTATAGCCCTTTGAGTCAGGATTTCAAGAGCCAGGACTCCGGATTCTCCGATTCCGAAAGATCGGACTGCTCGGAGGCTTATGAAAACGCGACTCCGAGACGGAAATTGAGGACGAAACGAGTAAGGAGACGCAGAATTCAGCTGGCTTCACCGTGGCTAGAAGAGGGATCTTCCCCGATGCCGACGCACACATCCACGCCGAAAGATACCAGGATATTCGCAAGGCATCGTTTCAGGAAATCCGCAAGCAGCCTATCACGAGAACGGAG AGCTGACGAGAAGCGGGACGAGGCGTCGAAAGTACCCTCCTCCGTCTCGGTGCAGTCAGGAGAGAATCTGTGCGACTTTTTGTACGCGTCCGAGCCGCCGGAAGACAGCGTTCAGCCGTCAATAACGAAATCGCGGGCTTCCACCAACGGAAGCGCGAACGCGACTGCTGTCGGCAGGGATGTGTTGAACTCGAGAAATTATCGTCAATCGTCGTCCATGAGGGCATGGCTGACCGATCTCGCTACGACGACCGAAAGCGAATGCGGCAGCACGCTTCAAAGCAAGAATCTTCCGCGCAGAGGAGTTCGAGTGATGTCCGGCGAAGTTCACGCGCGGGATCTAAAGAAGCTGTCCTCCGCGGCCACCGCTGCCGCAAGCAAACTTCTGGTTAGCGCGGAACACTTCGAGCAGCATTATCGGAGCATCGTGGA GAAAATAACTCAGTTGGAAGGCGGCAGATTCGAAATGGAGCTTCTTCGTAGTATAGAGGAAACCGCGTTTTCGATTCTCTCTCAACTGGGCGCACCTCCTCCTCGCAGAATACAGCAAGGTAATCAAAGGAGCATTGTCGCGCAGTTGCAAAATATGAAGATGTACGTCGACAGCACGGTCGACACGCGCTTGGACTTTTACATAGAG AAAATAGTCCGAAGTCTCGAGGAAGCTCCACGGGGAGATAGTAGCGTGACTAGAGGCGCTTTGGCAGCTCTGACGGCTCTAGGATTATCGGATCCTCGCGCTGGAAGCAGCATAGCTCGGTGTTCCGGCATAAAGGCCCTCTTGACGTGTCTCGTTACCATCGGTCATACACCGGACGATCTCGTCGCGACCTCGTTACGCGCTCTGGCCAGCGCGTGCAGCTCCGCAACCGCGATCGAGTATTTCGCTCGAGAAGGCGGTCCCGAAATCCTGACGGATCTCCTGAACGCGGAATCCACTTCCGAGAAGGAGAAGACTGAAGCCACTGCTTTGGTGGTGCAAATCACAGCGTCGTGGACCAACGCGCGGGGTTTACCGTACCTCGAACCTTTCGCGGACTCGTTGATTCCGTCGTTGAATTGGGTGGTCGAGAATACCAATTGCGCGCAGACTCTGCTGTTGGCCGCCGCAGCGCTGAATCAGTTGTCCAAGTCGCGGATATGCGCTACGATTATACTTGAAGAGGATAGCGTGAGGAAGCTCCTGAGAAGCGTGAAGAAATTCGTCGGTGGTAATGTGTGGCTGATGGAGCAGGTCGCCGCGTTGATCGGTGAACTAGCGCGGCTTCCCGAAGGCCGATCGCATCTAGCAAAGGCGCGAGCCTCTGTAGCGCTAGTTTCTTTTCTCCGAATGAGGCCACCAGGCTTAGAGGACGCGTACAAGCGGCTGGAGGTCACCGCGACAGCCGCGCTAACTCGACTCTGCGTGGAGCCGGAGATCGCAAGACAGGTGGTCGCCGTCGGCGGCGGGGATTGCCTGTCAGAGCCATACAAAGTAAACGAGCCCGAAGCGGATCAGAAGGATGAGGAGGCACAAACGGGAACGGGCTTGTTCAGGTACACCAGATCGTTAAGACGGGCCTGCAAGAAGGCCGCGAAGCAGATCGGGATCGCAAAGGCCAAGGATCACAGCCCACTGGACTGA
- the LOC105835966 gene encoding MIT domain-containing protein 1 has translation MEAAAASVLTRAVEMDKKERYTMALVLYQEGVQILLDTIKETKEVRKVEYLTSKAKEYLDRAEKVKELISRRKSIGTYRELSRIEDGSTGHGYASVFGRFLDATVTHIDIEDPYIRVFHQCQNLVRLCELAVQKCSALTSISLLTTCIAEEHNGQEQITRLAELKESLANRNIAFDFSFSETLHDRQIKLSNGWVIKIGRGLDYFKAPEGKFVLGSCDLELRPCLETTVDIFHKNQLKGGAN, from the exons ATGGAGGCCGCGGCGGCATCAGTCCTGACGCGAGCGGTCGAGATGGACAAGAAAGAGCGATACACAATGGCATTGGTGCTGTACCAGGAGGGCGTGCAGATCCTCCTCGACACGATAAAAG AGACGAAGGAAGTCCGCAAAGTGGAGTACCTCACGTCCAAGGCGAAGGAGTACCTCGACCGGGCCGAGAAGGTAAAAGAGCTGATCAGCAGGAGGAAGTCGATCGGCACGTACAGGGAGTTGAGCAGGATCGAGGACGGGTCGACCGGGCACGGCTACGCGAGTGTCTTCGGCAGATTCCTGGACGCTACTGTTACGCATATCGACATCGAGGATCCGTACATACGGGTCTTTCATCAG tgccAGAATCTGGTCAGATTGTGCGAATTAGCTGTACAGAAGTGCTCTGCACTGACCAGTATATCCCTACTGACGACTTGCATTGCAGAGGAACATAACGGGCAGGAGCAAATCACGAGATTAGCTGAACTGAAGGAGAGTCTGGCGAATCGCAACATCGCTTTCGACTTTTCCTTTTCCGAGACGTTGCATGACAGGCAGATCAA ATTAAGTAACGGATGGGTGATAAAAATCGGGCGTGGATTAGACTATTTTAAGGCACCAGAGGGCAAATTTGTTCTCGGCTCGTGCGATTTGGAGTTAAGGCCGTGTCTGGAGACTACTGTagacatttttcataaaaatcaacTTAAGGGCGGAGCAAATTAA